The following are from one region of the Lineus longissimus chromosome 19, tnLinLong1.2, whole genome shotgun sequence genome:
- the LOC135503298 gene encoding large ribosomal subunit protein mL53-like, translated as MAASTSLRVPVQILYRQMKNFHLRGVNKVKLSFDPFHESVNSVRQMVFLMSADRVQMSNDNCKIKTEILSNMSEPQIDVDFTDGRKAIIKTANLSTLEILDYFDTITKEIEDAGEQAKQ; from the exons atggcagcctccacGAGTTTGCGGGTTCCGGTTCAAATTCTATACAGACAGATGAAAAACTTCCATCTGAGGGGTGTGAATAAAGTGAAACTCTCATTTGACCCCTTCCACGAGAGTGTCAACTCAGTTCG GCAAATGGTGTTCCTGATGAGTGCTGATCGTGTACAGATGTCGAATGACAACTGCAAAATCAAGACGGAAATCCTCTCCAATATGTCAGAGCCACAGATTGATGTCGATTTCA CTGATGGAAGGAAGGCAATAATCAAGACGGCAAATTTAAGTACCCTAGAAATTCTGGACTATTTTGATACGATTACTAAGGAAATCGAGGACGCAGGGGAGCAAGCAAAACAATAG